TCAAGCAGGCAAGTGATTCTACTTTTGGGTTGTCTACTTGACGGGGAAGCTTACGTTGCTGGAGAGTGGATGAAAATTGTATATCGCTACTCTTAATCAAAAGACAGCAAAAAAACATAGATGACTAAGAGCGTAGTTTAATCAAGAAATACAGTTCATATTTAGTGAACAAAAAGTATCAAGAGCCAACAAAAGGGAGAAAGAAATTGGCATTGCCATGGCGCGTTTCTAACAATGCGGCTCAACAGGGACGCGCAAAAATCCGCGCGCACCACGGCTCGGACGTTAGCCATAACAAAAAAGCACGCCGAACGGCGTGCTTTTTTGTTGCGCAGAAACCGATCCCGGATCATACCGTCTCGGGCTTGAACGCCACCACGGGATCGACATCTGCCTCGTAGTCGATGCCTTCGATGCCGAAGCCGAAGAGTTTCAGGAACTCGTCCTTGTAGCCCTGGTAGTCCGTGAGCTCGAACAGGTTCTCGGTGGTGACCTTGGGCCAGGTCTCCTTTACGGTGTTCTGCACCTCGTCGCGCAGTTCCCAGTCGTCCATGCGGATGCGCTGGGCGTCGTCCAGTTCGGGGCCGCCGTCCCGGTACAGCTGGGTGCGGAACATGCGGTCGATCTGTTCCAGGCAGCCTTCATGGGTGCCCAGTTCCTTCATCACCTTGAAGCTCATGGCGATGTAGAGCGGCATGACGGGGATCGCGGCCGAGGCCTGGGTGACCACGCTCTTGAGCACGGCGACGTTGGCGCTGCCGCCCAGGTCGGCGAGCTGCCCGCGGAGTGCGGCGGCGGCGCGGTCCATGTCTTCCTTGGCCTTGCCCAGCGCACCGTGCCAGTAGATCGGCCAGGTGATGTCGGTGCCGATATAGCTGTAGGAGACGGTCTTCACGCCTTCGGCCAGCACGCCGGCCTCCTTCAGGGCGCTGATCCACAGTTCCCAGTCCTCGCCGCCCATCACCTTGACGGTGTTGGCGATCTCTTCTTCCGTGGCCGGCTCGACCTCGGTATCGATGATCTCGTCCTTGCTGGTATCGACGGCGCGGGCGCGGTAGGTCTCGCCGATGGGCTTGAGCACGGAGCGCACCACTTCGCCGGTGTCCGGCAGCTTGCGCACCGGGGAGGCGAGCGAGTAGACCACCAGGTCCACCTCGCCGAGGTCCTGCTTGATCATCTCGATCACCTTGGCGCGGACTTCGTTGGAGAAGGCGTCGCCGTTGACGCTCCTGGCATACAGCCCGGCCTCGTGCGCGGCCTTCTCGAAGGCGGCTGAGTTGTACCAGCCGGCCGAGCCCGGCTTCTTTTCCGTGGCGGGCTTTTCCAGGAACACGCCGAGCGTGGCGGCGCCGGCACCGAAGGCGGCGGTGATACGCGAGGACAGGCCGTAGCCGGTGGAGGCGCCGATCACGAGCACCTTCTTCGGGCCGTTCGCGATGGGGCCGCCGGCCTTCACCTTGTCGATCTGCTCGCGGACGTTGGCCGCGCAGCCGGTCGGGTGGGTGGTGGTGCAGATGAATCCACGGGTCTTGGGCTGGATGATCACGAATCTGGTTCCTTATGGACTTTATGTTGCCGGATCGCCGCCCCGGCGATCTGTTCCGCCCGGGGCGACAGTCACAAAACGGGTGTGTATGTTACCGGTGAACGGGGTTCAGGGGTAAATCGGATCCGTGCATTAAACCAATCTTCCGCACGGGTCACAAACCCGGGGGCATGCCTGGCGGCCAGCCAGGCCGGCTGGTGCCGTGTGGCGCCAGCCGGGGCAGGGCCGCTTCGGGCTGGGCCGCCCATTGGCACCGGTTTGTCTCGCACTGCGGCTCGTGTTAATAACTGGCATGGATTTCACCGAGAGACCCTGTTCATGGACGAAATGATCCTTCTGCGCCGCAAGCCCCCCTTTGGTCTGGTCGTTCTGTTCATCGCGCTGTCCGTTTTTCTGCTCTCCGGCTGTGACTTTTTCACCGATGCCGCGACACGCATTGCCTACGATATCGAGTCGGCGACCAGGGAACTGAGAGACGAGGGTGATCGATATACCCTGTATCATGCGGTGCCTTCCCGGCGCGGCGAATGTGACGGACCGTACAAGGTCCAGTTCGACAAGGCGGGCGCCCTGATCGTCTGGTGCCGGGATGAAACGGGCGAGGTGGTTGCCAGTCCCGGCACCAGTTACCACCGACGCTTCGTCCACACCCCCGAGACGTACATCCTGGACAAGGCGGCCGGCGAGACACTGGTCATCGAGCTGGAAAAGCGGGACGGCAGGGCGGTGATCGTCGATGTGCGCTGATCCTGTCTGTTCGGGTTTCCACACACGGGCTGGTCTGCCTGACCTGATCGATATGCCTCGCTACCTGTAACGATGAATCCCGCCAAGGTCGACCGCAACCGCACCCGTGTACTCACCGACCTGCCGAACATCGGCCCGGTGATGGCGCGTCATCTCGAATCGATCGGCATCCGCTCGCCGGACGACCTGGTCGGTGCCGATGCCTTCGAGCTCTATCAGCACCTGTGTCGCACGACGGGAAGCGGCCAGGACCCCTGCGTGTTGGATGTGCTGATCTCGGTTGTCCGGTTCATGGCAGGTGAGGCACCCAGGCCGTGGTGGGACTATACCGAGGAGCGCAAGCGGCGATATGGACAGGCTGGTGTGCAACAGGGACGAAGCACCTGAAGCCCCTGCCATCCCATGCAAGATTTTCCAGGTAAGCGATTCGTCGCCTGAAACCGGGTGCGGCGTCGAAGGCCGGATGTTTCTGCACCAGCAGCGCCGTCCGTATCTTCTCATGCGGTCGGTCAGTGCGATGTGACCGCTCTTCCGGAATTCCGGTTTTTCCCCCTTGGCCTGACGTCCCGCTCGTGTATCCTCGTGGCAGAGGGTGCAGGCCGTCAGCTTGGTCTGTGTGCAGTCCCATGAGTTTGTTCACCACTCGTTCCCGGCAGGGCATATGCGCCCACCGCGGAGGTCATGTGTCGATAGTCCGTACATTCAGCTTGCTGCTCCTCCTGCTGGCCGTCCCGCTGGCCGGGCCGGTGTGGGCCAGTGGTCCGGCGGCCCTGGAGGCGCAGCGCGCGCTGTTCCAGGCGACGGAGGAGGCGCTGGCGCAGGGGGATCGCGATGCCTTCGAGGAGGGGCTGGCCGGGCTGGCCGATTATCCGCTGTATGGCTACCTGCTGGCGGCGGACCTGGAGTCGCGGCTCGGGCAGGCCAGCGCCCGCGAGGTGCGCGTGTTTCTCGAGCATCACGGGCACACACCGCATGGTGAGCGGCTGCGTGATGCCTGGCTGACCCACCTGGCGGACGAGCGGCGCTGGGCCGACCTGGCGCGGGACTTCACGCCCCGCCGGGCCTCCACCACGCTGATCTGCCGCCACCGGCAGGCCCTGCTGGCGCTGGAGCGTACCGACGAGGCGCTGGCGGACATGGGGCGGATCTGGCTGACGGGTGATTCGCTGCCCGATGCCTGCAACCCGGTGCTGGATGCCTGGCGCGAGGCCGGTGGCCTGACGCCCGAACTGGCCTGGCAGCGCCTGGGGCTGGCCCTGGCGGCGGGTGCACCGAGCCGGGCCCGCTACATCGCGCGTTACCTGCCCGAGGACGAGCAGGCCTGGGCGCAGCGCTGGCTGGCGCTGTATCGCGACCCCGGCGAGGTGGCAACGGCCGGCTTCGACGCGACCGATCATCCCCGGGCGAGCGAGATGCTGACCCAGGCCTGGCTGCGCCTGGCGCGGCAGGACCCGCAGGCGACGCTGCCGCTGTGGCGGCAGCAGGGCATGAGGCAGCAACTGTCCGAGGACCGGGTGCTGGCGGTGGAACAGGCCCTGGCCCTGCGCCTGGTGTTGCGCACCGGGGCCGGGAGCCTGGCACACCTGAAGACCCTGCCGGCGGCGGTGTTCGATGAGACGTTGCGCGAATGGCACGTGCGGGCCGCCCTGGCCGCCGGTGACTGGCAGACGGTGCTCACGGCGATCGAGGCCATGGCCCCGGCGCAGCGCGAGGCGGACGGCTGGCGCTACTGGCAGGCGCGTGCCCTGGCGGCACTGGGGCGCGAGGACGAGGCGCGCGGGCTGTATGTCGCCCTGGCGGGGGAGCGTAATTTCTACGGCTTTCTCGCCGCCGACCGTGCCGGGCTGCCGTACCGGCTGGGCTACCGGCCCCTGATCGCCTCGCCCGAACGGGTGCAGGCGCTGGCGGCGCGCCCGGCCCTGCAGCGGGCCCGCGAGTGGCTGGCCCTGGGCCGGTATATCGAGGCCCGCCGGGAGTGGGAGCGTACCCTGGCCGGGCTGGATACCGAGGACATGAAGGCCGCCTCCGTGCTGGCGCACGACTGGGGCTGGCACGACCGCGCCATCTTCGCCGCCGCCCGCGCCGGCGAGTTCGACGACGTGGAACTGCGCTTCCCGCTGGCCCATGTGCGCCTGATGATGGAACAGGCCGCCCGCCAGGGCATCAACCCCGCCTGGGCCATGGCCGTGGCCCGCCAGGAGAGCGCCTTCATGGCGGATGCCCGTTCCCATGCCGGGGCGCTGGGGCTGATGCAGGTGATGCCCGCCACCGGGCGCAACATGGCCAGGCACGTGAACCTGCGCCTGAGTCACGCCTTCGACCTGCTCGACCCCGCGGTGAACGTGCCCATCGGCGCCTATTACCTGCGCCGCAACCTCGACCGCTTCGGTGGCCATCCCATCCTCTCCACGGCAGCCTACAACGCCGGGGCGCATCGCGTGAGCGAGTGGCTGCCGCAGACGGGCGCGATGGATGCCGACGTCTGGGCCGAGCTGATCCCCTATCACGAGACCCGCAAGTACGTGCGGCGCGTGCTGGCCTACCAGGTGATCTACGAGTCCCGCCTGGGGCTCGACCCCACGCGCCTGAGCAGCCTGCTGCCACCGGTGACCGCGGCCTCCGACCTTGAGGCCTCGCGCGTGGCGCACAACGAGCAATGGGACAGCGAGACCGGCGAGCTGTCCGTCTACACGCAGGTCTGCGAGGCGCCCGGGCGCGAGGAGCAGCCCTGTTCCTGAAGCTTGTGTGGACGGGATAGCCATCCCGTCGTTCGCCACCACCCCTGTCTGATGACAGGCGGGCCACACCCCGCGCCATCCCATGCTGGCAATGCCCTGCGGGCTGGGTTACTTTCACCCTGGTAATCAAAACAACGATTAAATGTTGCCGGAGCCCCGCATCCGACACCGCATGCCCAAACGCAAAGCACTACGCCAGCTCAAGCTCGCCTGGGTCGTCCTGTCCCTGGGGGTGTTGCTCACCCTGTATCTCGCCTACGAGGTCAAGCACGAGTCCGAGGAAGACGCGGTCTCCCATTTCGCCTTCGCCACCGACCAGGTCACGATCAAGATCGAGGAACGGCTGGCCACCTATGCCATGGCCCTGCGCGGGGCAGCGGGCATGTTCAATGCCTCGGACGAGGTCACCCGTGACGAGTGGCGCGTCTATACCGAGAAGCTGCGGGTGTCCGATACGGTGGTGGGCGTGCAGGGGATCGGCTTTTCGGAGCTGATCGCCCCCGAGGCGCTGGAGGCGCATGTCGCCCGGGTGCGGGCCGAGGGCTTTCCGGAGTACCGCGTGTTCCCGCCCGGTCCGCGCGAGGTCTATTCGGCCATCGTCTACCTCGAGCCCTTCGACGCACGCAACCAGGCGGCCTTCGGCTACGACATGTTCTCCGAGCCCGTGCGCCGGGCAGCCATGGAACAGGCGCGCGATACCGGGCGGGCGGCGCTGACCGGCAGGGTATTGCTCAAGCAGGAGATCGACGCCGACGTGCAGGCCGGCACGCTGATGTACGTGCCGGTCTATCGTGACGAGGCCCGGGTCGACACCCTGGCCGAGCGCCGCAAGCACCTGATCGGCTGGGCCTACAGTCCGTACCGCATGGGCGACCTGATGGGCGGCATCCTCGGGGACTGGGAGCTGCTGGAAGGCGAGGCGGTGGGGCTGAGCATCTACGACGGCTGGAATGCATCGCCCGAGGCCCTGCTGTTTCGCAATCACGATGGCGGGATCGACGAGCAGCCGAGCCTGTTCCAGCAGACCCGGGTGATCGACTTCAACGGCCGGGAATGGCTGCTGGTATTCGATCACCTGCGGCCTGCCACGGGTGTGGATTACACCGGGGTCTGGTCCACCCTGGGCAGTGGCCTGGCGCTCAGCAGCCTGCTGTTCGGGCTGATCCTCTCCCTTTCCAATACCCAGGCGCGTGCCGTCGCGATTGCCAATCAGCTCACCGAGACGCTCAAGCAGCGCGAGGCGGAGCTGCGCGCGAGTGAGTTCCGCTGGCGTTTCGCCATCGACGGGTCGGGCGACGGACTGTGGGACTGGGACCTGACGGATAACACCGTATTCTATTCCGCGCGCTGGAAGACGATTCTTGGTTACGCCGAGGACGAGATCGGCGATGGGCTGGATGAATGGAAAAGCCGCGTGCATCCCGACGATCTGGATGCCGCCCAGGCCAACATCCAGGCCTGCCTGGATGACCGGACGCCGTTCTACACCAGCGAACATCGACTCCGGTGCAAGGACGGCAGCTGGAAGTGGATGCTGGATCGTGGTGTGGTGGTGAGTCGCGATGCCGATGGTCGGCCATTGCGCATGCTGGGGATCAATTCGGATATCTCGGAGCGCAAGGCGCTGGAACGCTCGCGGGAGGAACTGCTCACGCGCCTGCAGACCATCGCCAGCCGCGTGCCCGGCATGGTGTACGCATACCGGCTCTATCCGGACGGACGCGCCTGTTTCCCCTATGCCAGCGAGGCCATCCGCAAGATCTATCGCGTCAGTCCGGAATCGGTGCAGGAGGATGCCTCGGCTGTGCTCGATATCCTGCATCCGGAGGACAGGGCGGGGGTGCTGGCCTCGATCGAGGAATCGGCCCGTAGCCTCACAGCGTGGCGGCAAGAATACCGCGTGCGTTTCAAGGATGGCACCGAGCGCTGGCTGTCCGGCGATGCACTGCCGCACCGGGAACCGGATGGCTCGGTCACCTGGTACGGCTTCATCAGTGACGTCACTGAACGCAAACAGGATGAGCTGTTGCTGCGCCGTGCACTCACCGACACACGGCGTTTCCGCGAGGCGATGGATCACCTCTCGTCCTTTGTCTACATGAAGGACGATGCCGGCCGTTACCTCTACGCCAACCGCGCCACCCTGGAGCTCTTCGGCTGCACCAGCGAGACCCTGCCGGGCAGCCACGACAGGGACTTCTTCCCGCCGGCCACGGTGCACCGGCTGCGGCAGATCGATGCACGCGTGTTCACCGGCGAGCGCACCACCGAGGAGATCGAGGTGGTGGATGTCGATGGGCAGCGGCGTGTGTATCTGGAGATCAAGAGTCCCATCTACGACGAAACGGACGACAAGACCATCGTCGGGCTGCTGGGCATCTCCACCGACATCACGCCGATGAAGGAGCACGAGCAGCAGCTGGAGCACATCGCCCACTACGATGCGCTCACCAACCTGCCCAACCGCGTGCTGCTGGCCGACCGCCTGCAGCAGGCCATGGCCCAGGCGCAGCGCCGGGCACAGCATCTCGCAGTGGTCTATCTCGACCTGGATGGATTCAAGGCCATCAACGACCGGCATGGACATGCCACCGGCGACCGGGTGCTGATGGAGGTGGCGCGGCAGATGAAGGGCGTGCTGCGTGAGGGGGATACGCTCTCGCGGCTGGGCGGTGACGAATTCGTCGCCGTGCTGCCCGATCTGGATGACGTGGCCGCGAGCTCACCGATGCTGCAGCGCCTGCTCGATGCCGCCTCCCGGCCGGTGGTGATCGATGGCCTCTCGCTGGGCGTGACGGCAAGTCTGGGTGTGACCAGTTACCCGCAGGTCGAGCCGATCGAGGCCGATCAGCTGCTGCGCCAGGCGGACCAGGCCATGTACCAGGCCAAGCTCGCCGGCAAGGGGCGTTACCACATCTTCGATGCCGATCTCGATCGCAGTGTGCGCACGCATCACGAAAGCCTGGACCGCATTCGCAGCGGCCTGCGGGCCGGCGAGTTCGTGCTTTACTACCAGCCGAAGGTCAACATGCGTACCGGCGAGGTGATCGGTGCCGAGTCGTTGATCCGCTGGCAGCATCCGGAGCGTGGACTCCTGCCGCCGGCGAGTTTCCTCCCCGTCCTGGAGGACGACCCGCTGGCCGTCGAGATGGGCGACTGGGTGATCGACACGGCGCTTTCCCAGATGGCGCGCTGGCAGGCCGATGGCCTGAAGATGCCGCTGAGCGTGAACATCGGCGCCCGTCAGCTGCGCGAGGGCAACTTCGTCGAGCGCCTGAAGACGCAGCTGGCTAGATACCCGCAGATCGATCCCGCCGCGCTGGAGCTGGAGGTGCTGGAGACCAGTGCCCTGGGCGAGCTTGCCCACGTCTCGCGCCTGCTGTCCGAGTGCCGCGCGCTGGGCGTGGCGGTGTCGCTGGATGACTTCGGTATCGGTTATTCCTCGCTCACCTATCTCAAGCAGCTGCCGGCCGGCATCGTGAAGGTCGATCGCAGTTTCGTCAGCGACATCCTCGATGACCCGGACGACCTCGCCATACTCGACGGCGTGATGGGTCTGGCCGGTGCGTTCGGCCGCCAGGTGATCGCCGAGGGGGTGGAGACGGTGGCGCATGGCGACATGCTGTTGCGCATCGGCTGCGAACTGGCGCAGGGCTATGGCATCGCCCGGCCCATGCCGGCCGAGCAGCTGCCGGCCTGGCAGGCCGCCTGGCAGCCTGAGCCGCACTGGCCGGCACTGGAACCCCTCAGTCGCGAGCGCATGCCGCTGCTCTATGCCGGTGTCGAACACCGTGCCTGGGTGCAGCAGCTCGCCAGCGCACTCACCGCCGGGCTCACGGCGCGTCCGCCGCTGGATGAGCATCTCTGCCGCTTCGGTGCCTGGCTGGAACGTTCCGGGCAGCAGGGCGAGCCGTCCTTCCGCAAGCTGATGCAGCTGCATCACCAGGTGCATGTGCTGGCAGCCGAGCTGTGTGCCCTGCACGATGTCGGCAAGACGGGCAGGGCAGTGGAGCGGCTGCAGGAGGTCTATGCCCTACGCGATCAGCTACTGGCCGTTCTGGAGGCGCAGCTCGCCGCGGGCGATGCGGCATGACGCCCGGGGTGGAACAGGCGCGGGCCGCGGGCATCAGCCATCAGATACACAGCTATGCCCACGATCCCGCCAGCGCCGCCTACGGCCTGGAGGCGGCAGAAAAGCTCGGGTTGCCGCCGGCACGGGTATTCAAGACCCTGGTCGTCGAACTCGATACCCGCCGGCTCGTCGTGGCGGTGATCCCCGTCGCCTGTTCGCTCGACATGAAGCGCCTGGCAAGGGCGGCGGGGGCGAAGAAGGCGGCCATGGCGGACAAGGCGGAGGTCATGCGCAGCACCGGCTATGTGCTGGGCGGCGTCAGTCCGCTGGGGCAGAAGAAACGCCTGCCGACCTACGTCGATGCATCGGCCGGCGGTTTCGATACCATCTATGTCAGTGCCGGTCGCCGTGGCCTGGAGATCGAACTGGCGGCCGATGACCTGTGTGCACTGACGGGCGCCGACTATGCCGAAATCTGCGCCGGATAACGCGAGGTAAGGAATGAGCGAAACGGATGCCGAGAGCACGGTCTACCGGACCCTGCTGGAATCCACCCGGGCGATTCCCTGGAAGATCGACTGGGAGACGATGCAGTTTGCCTATATCGGTCCGCAGATCGAGCAACTGCTCGGCTGGCCACCGGACAGCTGGGTGAGCGTGAACGACTGGGCCGAACGCATGCACCCGGACGACCGGGACGAGGTGGTGAACTTCTGCGTCTCGCAATCGAAGAACGGTACCGATCACGAGGCCGACTACCGCGCGCTGACCAAGGACGGCCGCTACGTGTGGATACGCGACGTGGTGCACGTGGTGCGCCGGGACGATGGCGAGGTGGATTGCCTCGTGGGCTTCATGTTCGACATCAGCGAGCGCAAGCAGACCGAGGAGAGACTCGCGGCCCTGCAAAAGGAGCTGGAGGATCTGTCCTTCAAGGACGGCCTCACCGGGGTGGCGAACCGCCGCCGCTTCGACGCACTCATGGAGCTGGAATGGGAGCAGGCACGACGCCATCACCAGCCGCTCTCGCTGATCATCCTCGACATCGATTTCTTCAAGGAATACAACGATCATTATGGGCACATCCAGGGTGACGAATGCCTGCGCCGGGTCGGCCAGGCTCTGCGGGCGGCGGCCACCCGTGCCCGCGACCTGGTGGCACGCTACGGCGGCGAGGAGTTCGTACTGGTGCTGCCCGAGACGGATGCCCAGTCCGCCCGAAAGGTGGCCGAGCGCTGCCGGACCCAGATCTTCAAGTTACAGATTCCCCACGAGAAATCAGAGGCCTGCCCGGTGCTTTCCGTGAGCATGGGCGTGGGGACGATCATCCCGGGTGCCGGTGATGACCCGGTCGCCTTCATCCACTCGGTCGATGAGAGATTGTACCGCGCCAAGCAGGGCGGCCGGGATGCCGTGGTGGCCGGAGAGTGATCCGGGCGGTCATCGCAAGTCGCGATGCCCATGCCGGGCCTGGCTCCCACAATGCCGGTGTTTGGTGCGGAAATGTAGGAGGCCAGCCCTCTGGCCGATGGGGATTTGGCACCGAGGCTGATCGCCGAGAGGGCTCGGCTCCTACAATCGCCGAGGGCGCTCGGCTTCGAGCCCCCCCCCGTCTCTCTCTGTGCCCTCTGTGGCATGAAACCATAGGGCGGGCCACGCCCGCCGTGTCTTGACTTGCGACGTCAGCCAACGCAGCTTCGTAGGAGCGCCGCAAGGCGCGATAGGGGGTTGCACGATGTCAGGCCTGGGCATCGCGCTATAAAGGCATTTCAGCCACAGAGGTCACAGAGATCACAGAGGCGAACCGGTCATGTTCTTCTCTGTGCACTCTGTGACCTCTGTGGCGAGCAGACTTTCACTCCTCACTCCTCACTCCTCACTCCTCACTCCTCACGACACTCCTGGGTGGCTTGCAACGGTCACCTGCAACTTCAGTCAACCATCCAGCCTGCACGCTGCTGCTTCGTAGGAGCGCTGCAAGGCGCGAGAGGGATGACACTGCCCCGGCCCCATGGGCATCGCGGTTTCCGTCGCGCCTACAGTGATTCCAATCAGTCCTGCCTCCGCGGGATGGAGGACACGAGGTCGACGACGTGGGTGGCGCCGTCGCGGATCTCGGCGACCAGGGCCTCGACGGAGGTGACCTGTTCCTGTCCCTTTTCGGCCACGTCGCGGACGTTCGCGATGCGGGTGGCGATCTCGCTGGTGTATTCCAGGTTGCCGTGCAGGACGCGCGCGATCTCGGCGGTGGCGGTGCTGGTGCTGGCCGCGAGCTTGCGTACCTCGTCGGCGACCACGGCGAAGCCGCGGCCCTGTTCGCCGGCGCGGGCGGCCTCGATGGCGGCGTTGAGGGCCAGCAGGTTGGTCTGGTCGGCCACGTTGCTGATGGTGGCGACGATGCTCTCGATATTGCGGGATTCGCTGGTGAGTCTGTCGATCACTTCCTTGGTCTCGGCGATGTGCGCGCGGATCTGTTCCGAGGTCTCCACCGAGGCGCGCAGCGAGCTGGCGCCGCGCCGGGCGTTGTCCGCCGTCTGCTGGGCCATGGAGTAGGCCACGGCAGCCGCATCCTGGGTCTTGTTGGCCGCCTGCACGCGCTCGGTGATGTCGCTGGCGAACTTGATCACCTTCGTGGTGCGTCCTTCCGCGTCGAGGATCGGGTTGTAACTGGCCTCCAGCCAGATCTCGCGGCCATCCGAGTCGAAGCGGCGGAAGGTGCCCGTCATGAACTGCCCCTCGGCCAGCCGTTCCCAGAAGCCCGGGTTCTCGCGATAGAAGGCATCGTCGCAGAACATCCGGTGATGCTGGCCGCGGATCTCGTCCAGGCGGTAGCCCACGGTCTCGAGGAAGTTGCGGTTGGCGTCCAGGATCTCGCCCGCAGGGGTGAAGCTGATCACCGCCATGGAACGGTCCAGCGCGTCGAACACCGCCTGCTGGTCCTGCAGCTGTTCGTGTCTCTCGGTGATGTCCGCGGCGATCTTCACCACCCGGGTCACCCGGCCCTGTGCATCGCGCACCGGGAAGTAGGTCGCCTCCAGCCACAGGCGGCTGCCGTCGGCCCGGCGTCGCGGGAAGGTGCCGGCATGCGATTCGCCGCGCGCCAGCCGCTTCCAGAACTCCCGGTACTCGGCCGAGCCTGCATGGCCTGGATCGCAGAACAGGCGGTGATGTGCCCCCCGCAGCTGTTCGCGTGTATGGCCCACCGCGTCGAGGAAGTGCTGGTTGGCATCGATGATCTCGCCCTGCGGTGTGAACTCGATATAGGCCACCGAGTCCTTGATGGCGTCGAAGACGGCATTGGCGTCGGCCAGGGCCTCCTGGAAGGCGGCCAGTTCGCTGTGCAGGCGCTTG
This sequence is a window from Chromatiales bacterium. Protein-coding genes within it:
- a CDS encoding helix-hairpin-helix domain-containing protein; translation: MNPAKVDRNRTRVLTDLPNIGPVMARHLESIGIRSPDDLVGADAFELYQHLCRTTGSGQDPCVLDVLISVVRFMAGEAPRPWWDYTEERKRRYGQAGVQQGRST
- the ybaK gene encoding Cys-tRNA(Pro) deacylase, whose product is MTPGVEQARAAGISHQIHSYAHDPASAAYGLEAAEKLGLPPARVFKTLVVELDTRRLVVAVIPVACSLDMKRLARAAGAKKAAMADKAEVMRSTGYVLGGVSPLGQKKRLPTYVDASAGGFDTIYVSAGRRGLEIELAADDLCALTGADYAEICAG
- a CDS encoding transglycosylase SLT domain-containing protein yields the protein MSIVRTFSLLLLLLAVPLAGPVWASGPAALEAQRALFQATEEALAQGDRDAFEEGLAGLADYPLYGYLLAADLESRLGQASAREVRVFLEHHGHTPHGERLRDAWLTHLADERRWADLARDFTPRRASTTLICRHRQALLALERTDEALADMGRIWLTGDSLPDACNPVLDAWREAGGLTPELAWQRLGLALAAGAPSRARYIARYLPEDEQAWAQRWLALYRDPGEVATAGFDATDHPRASEMLTQAWLRLARQDPQATLPLWRQQGMRQQLSEDRVLAVEQALALRLVLRTGAGSLAHLKTLPAAVFDETLREWHVRAALAAGDWQTVLTAIEAMAPAQREADGWRYWQARALAALGREDEARGLYVALAGERNFYGFLAADRAGLPYRLGYRPLIASPERVQALAARPALQRAREWLALGRYIEARREWERTLAGLDTEDMKAASVLAHDWGWHDRAIFAAARAGEFDDVELRFPLAHVRLMMEQAARQGINPAWAMAVARQESAFMADARSHAGALGLMQVMPATGRNMARHVNLRLSHAFDLLDPAVNVPIGAYYLRRNLDRFGGHPILSTAAYNAGAHRVSEWLPQTGAMDADVWAELIPYHETRKYVRRVLAYQVIYESRLGLDPTRLSSLLPPVTAASDLEASRVAHNEQWDSETGELSVYTQVCEAPGREEQPCS
- a CDS encoding trans-2-enoyl-CoA reductase family protein gives rise to the protein MIIQPKTRGFICTTTHPTGCAANVREQIDKVKAGGPIANGPKKVLVIGASTGYGLSSRITAAFGAGAATLGVFLEKPATEKKPGSAGWYNSAAFEKAAHEAGLYARSVNGDAFSNEVRAKVIEMIKQDLGEVDLVVYSLASPVRKLPDTGEVVRSVLKPIGETYRARAVDTSKDEIIDTEVEPATEEEIANTVKVMGGEDWELWISALKEAGVLAEGVKTVSYSYIGTDITWPIYWHGALGKAKEDMDRAAAALRGQLADLGGSANVAVLKSVVTQASAAIPVMPLYIAMSFKVMKELGTHEGCLEQIDRMFRTQLYRDGGPELDDAQRIRMDDWELRDEVQNTVKETWPKVTTENLFELTDYQGYKDEFLKLFGFGIEGIDYEADVDPVVAFKPETV
- a CDS encoding EAL domain-containing protein, with the translated sequence MPKRKALRQLKLAWVVLSLGVLLTLYLAYEVKHESEEDAVSHFAFATDQVTIKIEERLATYAMALRGAAGMFNASDEVTRDEWRVYTEKLRVSDTVVGVQGIGFSELIAPEALEAHVARVRAEGFPEYRVFPPGPREVYSAIVYLEPFDARNQAAFGYDMFSEPVRRAAMEQARDTGRAALTGRVLLKQEIDADVQAGTLMYVPVYRDEARVDTLAERRKHLIGWAYSPYRMGDLMGGILGDWELLEGEAVGLSIYDGWNASPEALLFRNHDGGIDEQPSLFQQTRVIDFNGREWLLVFDHLRPATGVDYTGVWSTLGSGLALSSLLFGLILSLSNTQARAVAIANQLTETLKQREAELRASEFRWRFAIDGSGDGLWDWDLTDNTVFYSARWKTILGYAEDEIGDGLDEWKSRVHPDDLDAAQANIQACLDDRTPFYTSEHRLRCKDGSWKWMLDRGVVVSRDADGRPLRMLGINSDISERKALERSREELLTRLQTIASRVPGMVYAYRLYPDGRACFPYASEAIRKIYRVSPESVQEDASAVLDILHPEDRAGVLASIEESARSLTAWRQEYRVRFKDGTERWLSGDALPHREPDGSVTWYGFISDVTERKQDELLLRRALTDTRRFREAMDHLSSFVYMKDDAGRYLYANRATLELFGCTSETLPGSHDRDFFPPATVHRLRQIDARVFTGERTTEEIEVVDVDGQRRVYLEIKSPIYDETDDKTIVGLLGISTDITPMKEHEQQLEHIAHYDALTNLPNRVLLADRLQQAMAQAQRRAQHLAVVYLDLDGFKAINDRHGHATGDRVLMEVARQMKGVLREGDTLSRLGGDEFVAVLPDLDDVAASSPMLQRLLDAASRPVVIDGLSLGVTASLGVTSYPQVEPIEADQLLRQADQAMYQAKLAGKGRYHIFDADLDRSVRTHHESLDRIRSGLRAGEFVLYYQPKVNMRTGEVIGAESLIRWQHPERGLLPPASFLPVLEDDPLAVEMGDWVIDTALSQMARWQADGLKMPLSVNIGARQLREGNFVERLKTQLARYPQIDPAALELEVLETSALGELAHVSRLLSECRALGVAVSLDDFGIGYSSLTYLKQLPAGIVKVDRSFVSDILDDPDDLAILDGVMGLAGAFGRQVIAEGVETVAHGDMLLRIGCELAQGYGIARPMPAEQLPAWQAAWQPEPHWPALEPLSRERMPLLYAGVEHRAWVQQLASALTAGLTARPPLDEHLCRFGAWLERSGQQGEPSFRKLMQLHHQVHVLAAELCALHDVGKTGRAVERLQEVYALRDQLLAVLEAQLAAGDAA
- a CDS encoding diguanylate cyclase — its product is MSETDAESTVYRTLLESTRAIPWKIDWETMQFAYIGPQIEQLLGWPPDSWVSVNDWAERMHPDDRDEVVNFCVSQSKNGTDHEADYRALTKDGRYVWIRDVVHVVRRDDGEVDCLVGFMFDISERKQTEERLAALQKELEDLSFKDGLTGVANRRRFDALMELEWEQARRHHQPLSLIILDIDFFKEYNDHYGHIQGDECLRRVGQALRAAATRARDLVARYGGEEFVLVLPETDAQSARKVAERCRTQIFKLQIPHEKSEACPVLSVSMGVGTIIPGAGDDPVAFIHSVDERLYRAKQGGRDAVVAGE